GCAGCCGTCCGATCATGGCTCCAGCATAGCTGGAGGTGCATCGAGCAGCTCCCGGACTTTGCGGCTGAGGTCCTTCATGTTGAAGGGCTTCTGGAGGAACCCTGTTCGCTCCGGGTGTTCACTGACATCAATCACCATGCCGTCCGTATAACCCGAGATGAACAGGACCTTCAGATGAGGGTTCGCCTCGATCATCCGATCCGCCAGTTCCACGCCGTTCATGTGGGGCATGATCATGTCGGTCACCAGCAGGGCGATGGTGCCCTCGAAGGTCCGCATGGTCTCCAGTGCTGCCAAGGGGTCCGGGGCTTCCAGGGCCCGGTAGCCCCAACCGCTCAGAGCACTCTTCACCAGGGTCCGGACAATGGAGTCATCCTCCACAACCAGGATGGTCTCCGAGCCTCTGGAGGGAGCCGGGACGGGGTTGCACGGCTGGACGGCTGGTGCCTCCTCGGCAAGGGGGATGTAGATCTTGAACAGAGTGCCCTGTCCGGGTTCGCTGTAGACCCAGATGTGCCCTCCACTCTGGCGGACGATGCCATAGACCGTGGCAAGGCCCAGTCCGGTGCCCTTGCCCTTCTCCTTGGTGGTGAAAAAGGGCTCGAAGATGTGGCTGAGGGTCGTTTCATCCATACCACAGCCGTTGTCCCCAACGCTCAGGACAGCGTAGGAGCCCGGTTCGATGCTCTGGTGGCGCGCCCTCTGATGATGCTCCTCGATCCGGTCCCGCCAGGTCCGGATCTGCAGCCTGCCCCCCTGGGGCATGGCATCCCGGGCATTGATGGCCAGATTCATCATCACCTGGCTGATCTGCCCCTGGTCCACCACGACGGGGGTGGGGTCCCGGGTGAGGTTGATCTCCAGGGTGATCTGCTCCCCGATGATCCGCTGGAGCATCTTGGCGGTCTCGGAGACGACTTCGCCAAGCTCGCAGAGCTGGGGGACCAGCTTCTGCTTGCGACCGAAGGTCAGGAGCTGCCGGGTCAGGTCCTGGGCGCGTCTGGCGGCCAGGAGGATCTCTTCCAGCTCATGGGCCGGGGGATCCTGGATACTCGCCAGCATCTCGGCGTTGAGGTTGATGATGGTGAGGAGGTTGTTGAAGTCGTGGGCCACGCCGCCCGCCAGTTGCCCGATGGCATCCATCTTCTGGGCCTGAATGAGCTGGGAACGGAGATGTTCGCGCTCCTGCTCCGCCTTGATCCGCTCGGTGACATCGGTGGCCATCAGAAGGATGGAGGTCTGGCCCAGGACCTCAATTCTGGCGAGGGAGCCGAGAAGATGGACTTGGCTGCCGCTCTTGTGTCTGAACACCATCTCTGCGAGGTGGATGGAACCCTGCTCCTGCAGCTGGCGAACCATATCCACCCGCGCCTGCGGATCCGCCCAGAGTCCCAGGTTGACGGCGCTCCGGCCGATGATCTCTTCGGGGGTCCAGCCCAGGGATTCATGCCAAGCCGCATTGGCCTCCATGATCTCTCCGGTAGTCATGGATGAAATGCTCATGATTGAGGGGCTGGCGCTGAAGGCCAGGGCGAAGAGCCGCTCACTGGCTTCCAGCTGCTGCTCCCGGAGCTGGAGTTCGGCGAAGTGGCTCTTGTGGATAGACTCCTCGCCCAATCCGAGGATCTTGCGGCGGAGTTGATCCCAGTGCTCCGGATCTTCAGAGCGCCGCTGCATAGACTTCCTCGATCTCCCTGGGGGAGGGGCGCCTGGGGTTGGTGACCATACAGGGGTCCATCAGGGCCTTTTCCGAAAGGGAGGCCAGGTCGGAGCGGCTGACGCCCAAGTGCCCCAGGGACTGGCGCACACCCACCTGTTCGTTGAGGCTCTGGATGGCTTCAACGAGCCCCTCGCGCCCCGGGTCCGCAAGACCCATGCGCTCCCCCATCATCTGATAGGCCTGGGGCGCCGACTCGTGGTTGTAGCGTACGACATGGGGGAGAAGGATGGCGTTGCACAGGCCATGGGGCAGGTCGAGAAGGCCGCCCAGGCTGTGGGCCATGGCATGCACTGCGCCCAGGCTGGCGTTGGAGAAGGCCAGCCCGGCCAGGAGGCAGGCCTGCATCATGCCTGACATGGCCTCGGAGTCCTGGAGGTCCCGAGTGCTCTTCCGGAGGTGCAGGGAGACGAGCCGGATGGCGTCCTGGGCGTGAAGGTCCGTGAGGTAGCTGGAGGCGTTGGAAGCCAGGGCCTCCACGGCATGGGTGAGGGCATCCATGCCCGTGCAGGCGCGGAGGAAGGGGTCAGCGGTGCTCAGGGTGAGGGGGTCGATGAGGGCGACGTCCGGCACGACTTTGCGGCTGATGATGGCGAACTTCCGATGTTCGTCCGGGTTGGAGATGATGGCGAACTGGGAGACGTCGGCTGCGGTGCCTGCGGTGGTGGGGATGCAGATCAGGGGCGGTCCGGGCCTCCGGACTTCGTCCACGCCCTCGAAGTCCGTGATGGCACCGCTGTTGGTGGCCAGGACGGCGATGCCCTTGGCGCAGTCCATGGGTGAACCCCCACCCACAGCCACGATGAGCTTGGCTCCGACATCCCGGAGGCACTGAGCCCCCCGGGTGCACTCGAAGGTCCTGGGATTGGGGGAGACCTCTGCGAAGACGGAGCAGTCCAGTCCGGCGGCCTCCAGAGAGGCGAGGACCTGGCCGGTCCAGCCTGCCTGCTGGACGCCGGGATCGGTGACCACGAGCACCCTGCCACCACCCAGGTTGGATGCATAGCGCCCTGCCAGGGCCAGTGCCCCGGGGCCCTGGATGAACTCGGGGGCGAGGAACTTCCGGAGTTCCAGGCTGTGGTGGGCGGCGGTGGACATCTCAACCTCGATTATCCTTCGGCGGGACGGCCTTGCCACTCAAATTGCGGGTCGTGTGACGGACGGCTTTCAGGAGACTTTCCCGGTCGCTGGATCCATAGACGGCGTCTTCAACCTGGTCCGCCAAGGCCTGAAGCTCGTCTCTGCAGGCGGGGTACCGCTCTCCAAGGCGCTCGAGCCAGTCGCGGAGCGTCTCCCCTGGCGCAGGCGGGCAGACCCTTTGGACACGTTGGAGGAGAGGGGCCAATTCGGGGATGCCGCCAAAAGCGGAGGTGCGCAACCGCCACACCCACAGCATGAGCCCCCCCAGCAGGAGCAGGATGAGCCCGGAGGCCGAGAGAACGGCTGCATGCCGGGTCCCGAACACCCCCATATCCATGGCCAGGGACTGGACCATGCGGAGTCCTGCCACCTGGTCCTCTCCAGAGAAACGGACAACGTAGCGATCCCAGTGGAAGGACAGGGCGTCCCGGACGAGCCGCAGCCATCCGGAGAGGGCAGAGCCCGTCTCCTCTGCTCCCAGAGGGGTGGGATCCGCCACCACCCACATCTGGGTGGCGTCATCGTGGAATTCGACCCAAGCGTGGGCTTCCCGCTGGGACACCAGCCAATAGTCCGGGCCTGCGATCCATGGGCCCAGGCGGTAGCCCAGGACGACTCGGGCGGGGACCCGGCGGGTCCTCAGGGCTGCGGCCATGGCGCTGGCAAAGTATTCACAGTGTCCGGCCCTGCTTCTCTCCAGGAAGTCCCGCATCGGGTCCGTGGCAGTGCCCGATGGGTTGTCGAGGGTGTAGGTGTAGGTCCTTAGCTCGGCTTCGAGGGCTCTGGCCAGGGATCGGGGGGCCTGGGGGTCCGGGGCCACCCTCAGGCTCCAGAGGCGGGCCGGGTCTGCAGAGGAGTCCGTCCGGGTGAGGAGAGCCCGGCGTCCCGCGCTGAGTTCTTCTCTCTCCAGGGCCTCCCCCTCCATGAGCACGGCCAGGCTGGAGGCCCGCCGGGGCAGGAGTTCCCAGCCCATGGCTCCCCCGGCCTGTGGGCCCAAAGGGCGCCCATGAGGGGAGCGCAGGGTCAGCAGGCCGTAGGGCAGGGGGATGAGTCCATCGGCGGTGGGCTCCAAGCGGAACTCCAACTCCCCGGGGGAGGGGGAATCGGGCGGCACCCTGCGCAGCCCACGCCGGGCCGGTGTGCCAGGCCAGACCTCCCAGCGCCCCTCGCTGAAGGTTTCGAGGGTCCGTCCGCGCAGGAGGGCCAGGTGCTCCGATGTGTGCTTGCGGGCAGAGGCATCGGGGCTGCTGGGGACCACTCGGAGGACTGTAGCCTCCTGTCCTCTGATGGGGCCTCGGCCCGAGAGCTCCAGGGATTCCGGAAAGGCCAGACTCCCCCCCAGACGGCGGAGGGTCCACATCCCGGTCCCGCTCGGAGAGTCTGCGCGGGGGAGGCTGACGAAGCAGAGGCCGGCCAGGAGAGCGGTGCCGACTGTCCAGGCCAGGATGGGACGGAGCGGGAGGTGGCCTCCCGGTGCTTCCCAGGCCTGGTCAGCCAGGGTGGTGGCTGCCGCAGCCGCCCAGAGAAGACCCCAGAGGGCGAAGTCCGCAGCAGGCAGGCCCATGGCGGCCACCAGGAAGGAGAGGAAGGCCATCAGCAGGACCTGCCTGCGCTGGGCGGTCCCCCGGGGCAGGGCAAGCCGGATTCCGCACAGGACATGGATCAGGAGGACCAGGCTGAGCAGAAGCCCTGCACGGGCCAGGATGAGCGCCAGGAGGATGGCGACAGCCAGGAGCTCCAGGGGACGGCGCCAGGACCCGAGTCCGATCCGGGCCCGCTGGCACACAGCTGCCAGAAGCAGCGGGACCCCCATGGCGCAGCACTCCGTGAAGCTGAACAGTCCCGTGGCGACCAGGGCTGTGAGGGAGATCCAGGGGGGCAGGTGATCAGGCCAGCGGCGGGGTCTCATGGCTCGGAGGCTCCATCCGTGAGAATTTGTGAGGTGGTCTCCTGCTGCCAGGAGCGTATGATCCCCCTATGGCTGAAGGATTTTTTGGGTCTGGTAAAATACATTGAAATGGGTTTTCCTCCCCGTGCATCGAACCAATCATGCCATCGCCATGGAACTCTGCCATCCGTCTGACACCACCCAACATTCTTCTGGAGGAATCATGCGTAGACTGACTGTAATCCTGGCGCTCGGCGCCTCCCTCAGCCTGATGGCCCAGGAAGGCCAGAAGTGGGTTGTGGGTCAAGCCGTCTTTGCTGATTTCAACAGCTCCACCCACTTCAAGAGCTCTTTCGGTGGTGGTGTGGGAGCCGGCACTTGGCTCAATGACCGCTTCGGTCTGGATGTCCGCGCCCTCTACCTGCCCCTAAAGGAAAAGGTGACCGGAACCAAGAGCAGTGAGGCCAGTGGTCTGGCTTCCCTCCTCATCAACCTGCGTCCCGGCGCGGACAACTGGAACCCCTATGTCTCCCTGGGCCCCGGCCTCTCCAGCGTAGGGGGAGGACTCAGTGGCACCGGTGAGAAGGAGACCTGCTTCAACTACCACGCTGGCCTGGGGGTCCTGGGGCATGTTCAGCAGAACCTGGCGCTCCAGGCCGATGTCCAGGCCCTTCGGGTGTACGTCGGTAACGGGGGCATCAATCGGACCGAGCTGCTGGCGACCCTGGGTGTGGGCTATACCTGGGGCGGATCCAAGACCCTGACCGTGGCCCCCGAGCCTGCTCCTGCGCCAGCGCCTGAGCCTGCCCCGGCACCTGCCCCTGCTCCCGAGCCTGCACCGGCACCGGCTCCGGCTCCGGAGCCCGCTCCTGCTCCTGCTCCCGAGCCTGTGGTGGTGAAGCCCGCGCCCGCTCCAGAGCCCGTGAAGATCATCCTGGATGAGGCCACTCTCCACTTCAAGAACGGCAAGGCTCAGCTCGGGCCCAAGGCCGTGGAGGCCATCAAGCGTGTGGCGGCCAGCCTGCAGGTCTACAAGGGTGAGTACACCCTCAAGGTGAGCGGTCACACCTCCAGCACCGGCAGCAAGGCCGTGAACAAGGCCCTGAGCAAGCACCGCGCCGAGGCCGTGGCCAAGGTGCTGATCGACAACGGTGTCAAGGCCTCTGCCGTGAGCGTCGAGGGCTGCGGACCCGACAAGCCCATCGCCGACAACGCCACCGCCGCCGGCCAGGCCAAGAACCGGCGGGTCGAGATCGATGTCAACCTGCTCGGCGCCAAGGCCGAGATCCGGGAGCATGAAGTCACTGAGTAGCCCGGTTCACCGGGGGTTTGGAAGGGCTATCCCCTTGACCCATGGGACTCGCTCCATGGGGAAACAAACGGGAATTTCGATGATTTTTGGAGGATAAAATGGGAAAATTGACCGTCATCCTGGCGCTCGGCGCCTCCCTCAGTCTGATGGCCCAGGAAGGCCAGAAGTGGGTTGTGGGTCAAGCCGTCTTTGCTGATTTCAACAGCTCCACCCACTTCAAGAGCTCTTTCGGTGGTGGTGTGGGAGCCGGCACTTGGCTCAATGACCGCTTCGGTCTGGATGTCCGCGCCCTCTACCTGCCCCTAAAGGAAAAGGTGACCGGAACCAAGAGCAGTGAGGCCAGTGGTCTGGCTTCCCTCCTCATTAACCTGCGTCCCGGCGCGGACAACTGGAACCCCTATGTCTCCCTGGGCCCCGGCCTCTCCAGCGTAGGGGGAGGACTCAGTGGCACCGGTGAGAAGGAGACCTGCTTCAACTACCACGCTGGCCTGGGGGTCCTGGGGCATGTTCAGCAGAACCTGGCGCTCCAGGCCGATGTCCAGGCCCTTCGGGTGTACGTCGGTAACGGGGGCATCAATCGGACCGAGCTGCTGGCGACCCTGGGTGTGGGCTATACCTGGGGCGGATCCAAGACCCTGACCGTGGCCCCCGAGCCTGCTCCTGCGCCAGCGCCTGAGCCTGCCCCGGCACCTGCCCCTGCTCCCGAGCCTGCACCGGCACCGGCTCCGGCTCCGGAGCCCGCTCCTGCTCCTGCTCCCGAGCCTGTGGTGGTGAAGCCCGCGCCCGCTCCAGAGCCCGTGAAGATCATCCTGGATGAGGCCACCCTCCACTTCAAGAACGGCAAGGCTCAGCTCGGGCCCAAGGCCGTGGAGGCCATCAAGCGTGTGGCGGCCAGCCTGCAGGTCTACAAGGGTGAGTACACCCTCAAGGTGAGCGGTCACACCTCCAGCACCGGCAGCAAGGCCGTGAACAAGGCCCTGAGCAAGCACCGCGCCGAGGCCGTGGCCAAGGTGCTGATCGACAACGGTGTCAAGGCCTCTGCCGTGAGCGTCGAGGGCTGCGGACCCGACAAGCCCATCGCCGACAACGCCACCGCCGCCGGCCAGGCCAAGAACCGGCGGGTCGAGATCGATGTCAACCTGCTCGGCGCCAAGGCCGAGATCCGGGAGCACGAAGTCACCGAGTAGCCTTTGCCTCAAGGGTGATGGGAAAGGCGGCGGGGTGACCCGCCGCCTTTTCATGGTTCCAGGACGGCCTGGAGGGCATCCCGCTGGGGGCCGCGGCTCTCTGCTGCGATGACCCGCGTCAGCTGCTCCAGGGTCGCCGGGGGACCCAGCGCCCTGATGGCGCGAGCGGCGGCGACCCGCAATTCCAGGGGTTCGGCCGTCGAGAAGATCCTGCCCTTGCGTTGGACCAGGGGCAGCAGACGCCCGGAGGTCCCCTCCTGGGGGATCTGGGCCAGGGCCTCCACAGCCTTGATCCTGAAACCCAGGGCAATCCGCGGGTCGAGGGCCATGTCGAGGATCACGGGAAGGGCGCTGGTGGCCTGGATCTGGATGAGGCCGAAGAGGATCTCGATCCGGGTCTCGGGATCGGACTCCGGCAGGCGTTCCTGCAGGATCGGGGCGGCCTTGGATCCAGCCAGCTTCCAGGTGGCCCTGACGGCTGCCTGGCGGACCCGGCGGTCAGGGTGGCTCAGGCAGGGCTGGATCTCGGGCAGCATGGAGGCATCCCCCAGCTCCGCCAGGAGATTCAGGGTATTCCGCACCAGATACCAGGTGGGGGCGCTGAGGCTCCGGTGCAATGCCGGGAGAGGGAGGGGGTGCAGAGCCCTGATCACGGTCATGAGGTGGGCCCGCCGACGCCGGTCCGGCTCCTCTCCCAGGGCCTCGATCAGACGATCCATGGCCGGTTCCCCCATCTCTCTGAAGAAGGGGAGGGCCATGGGCTCCATGGCCTCCGGGTTCCAGAAGACCGGTGCGGAGAGTGCGAGGGACACCGCCGCCGGGCTGCCGAGGGCCTCCCGGAGCCGGGCCAGGCCGGCCTGACGCCAGTCTTCGTCGGCCTCCTGGAGGGCGCAGAGGGACTCCAGGTCCAGCATGAGCCTCAGGGCCGCCTCCAGATCCCCCTTCGCCAGGAGGGTCAGGCCGATGGCCTCCAGGGCTTCGATGCTGGAACGGTGGACGTGCATCAGGGGTTCCCAGCCGAAGTGGGCGGAGATGCCCTCCAGCAGGGGGCCTTCCTCGGTTTCCGGGAAGGCGGGATTCTGCATCCAGTGGGAGACGCCTGCCAGGGTTTGGGCGGCGGCTTCACGGCGGACGGGGTCCTCCAAGGGCAGGGCCTCCAGGAGGATGTCGAGGAAGCGGATCAGCAGCTCCTTGTGACCGGAGTTGAGGAGTTCCCGGAGGAAGGCCAGGCGGCGGTCCAGGTTCAGCTCCCAGAAGAGGTTCCCCTCGATGACCCTCTGGATCCTGGCTTCCATGGACAGTCTGTCCCACTCCATGAGCTGCAGGAGACCGCTCAGGGTACCCTCTTGCATGCCGGGCAGCTCCCCCAGAACCTCCTTCAGGGCCAAGCGGAGCCCCTGGGGGCTCAGGGGAGCGGAGGGCAGGCCGGCTACCACTGCAGCCTGGTCCTCCGGCGACAGACCCGCAAGGGAGGTCCGCAGGGCCTCCAGCGACTGGCGGTCGGGGAGCTGGTCGCCCCAGCCCAGGGAGAGGGCAATGGGGGCAAGTGGGACGAGGTCCGCGGGCGGGCCAGCGGCGAGGGCTGCGGCCAGGGCTTCCCGCCACAGCGCGGGATCGGACAGCGTGGAGGAAGGGGGGGCTTCGTCCTCGTTTTCGGCTTCACCCTCGCCTGCGTGGACAGCCTTGTATTGGGTCTGGCTCAGGCTGATGAAGCGCAGGTCCAGCCGCCCCAGGACCGAGAGGACGCCGCCCTGCTCCTCGATGCGGGCCGGCTTCAGGATGAGGACTTCCAGGAGGGCCTGGAGCTCTCCGGTGGGCACGCCCTTGCGGATGACGATCCCGCTGATCTCCCGATCCGCGAACTGGCGGTGCAGGGCCACGATGTGGAGGTTCCGGCCCTCCATCGGGCTGCCGTCCACGAAGAGCTTCTGGGCGGAGGCGGCGATGTGGACACTGGGTCGGTCCTCCAGCCATTCGTCCAGGCTTGCGGCCAGGTTCTCCAGGGCGGAGCGGGAGCGGGGGTGGCTCCCGGTGTACATCTGCAGGGCCTTCAGGGTGGCCTGGAAGGCCGTGGCGAAGTCCTGGAAGCTGATCATGTCCGGCAAGGCCTCATGGGATCCGACCATTCTCTCCGCAGCTGTTCGTAATGTCCCACCAGGAATGCAAGACGGCGCTTGGCCTCCTTCTTGGCTGGCTTCGTGTTCATGCTCCGGACGATGTCCCGCGCCAGCTCCAGCCAGGACTCGCCCCGGGCCAGGATGCCCTCGGTGGTGACGGGCTGGAAGGCGCCGGAGATGGCCGTGAAGTGCACCAGGCTGGCAGCACCCAGCTTGCTGAGCTTGTCCGCGTCCCAGAGGCAGGCCGTCTCCAGGGGCTTGAGGCGCTTCCCCAGGCGCAGCCCCACATGATGCTCGATGGCGTGGCGCACTGCGGGGATCTTCTCCCGGGGGAAGTCGGTGTCCTGGAGTATTTCCTCCACGGCTTCACTGGCGGCCTGGCCATGCAGGTCCTTCCCCTTGGCGTCCCTCAGGAACTTCCGGACATCGTGGAGCCAGGCTGCGCACTCCACCACCTCCAGATCAGCCTCCAGGCTGGTGGCCAGCCAGCGGGCGATCCGGACCACCGCCAGGGTGTGCTCGAAGCGATAGTCGAAGATGGCCTCAGTGTGGCCGTCCACCTCATGTCCCACGCCCCAGAACTGCAGGGCATCCGGGGCCGAAACGGTCTGGATGGCCTCGCGGCAGGCCTCTCTCCATGGTCTCAGTGTGCTCATGCCATGAGGGTAACCGCTTTCGCGGCGGTTCAGGCCCTGCGGAGGACGAGGAGGGTCAGCTCCGGGGGCATGAGAAATCGGTTCGGGGGACCCCAGAAACCAGTTCCGGGGCTGGTGTGGATCCACATGTCCCCGACCCGGTCGAGTCCTTCGGGGTGGTCGAAGAGGGCCTTCACGAGGAGGGTCCAGGGGAAGTACTGTCCCCCGTGGGTGTGTCCAGAGAGCTGAAGACAGATGCCTGCC
The sequence above is drawn from the uncultured Holophaga sp. genome and encodes:
- a CDS encoding ATP-binding protein, which gives rise to MQRRSEDPEHWDQLRRKILGLGEESIHKSHFAELQLREQQLEASERLFALAFSASPSIMSISSMTTGEIMEANAAWHESLGWTPEEIIGRSAVNLGLWADPQARVDMVRQLQEQGSIHLAEMVFRHKSGSQVHLLGSLARIEVLGQTSILLMATDVTERIKAEQEREHLRSQLIQAQKMDAIGQLAGGVAHDFNNLLTIINLNAEMLASIQDPPAHELEEILLAARRAQDLTRQLLTFGRKQKLVPQLCELGEVVSETAKMLQRIIGEQITLEINLTRDPTPVVVDQGQISQVMMNLAINARDAMPQGGRLQIRTWRDRIEEHHQRARHQSIEPGSYAVLSVGDNGCGMDETTLSHIFEPFFTTKEKGKGTGLGLATVYGIVRQSGGHIWVYSEPGQGTLFKIYIPLAEEAPAVQPCNPVPAPSRGSETILVVEDDSIVRTLVKSALSGWGYRALEAPDPLAALETMRTFEGTIALLVTDMIMPHMNGVELADRMIEANPHLKVLFISGYTDGMVIDVSEHPERTGFLQKPFNMKDLSRKVRELLDAPPAMLEP
- the ercA gene encoding alcohol dehydrogenase-like regulatory protein ErcA is translated as MSTAAHHSLELRKFLAPEFIQGPGALALAGRYASNLGGGRVLVVTDPGVQQAGWTGQVLASLEAAGLDCSVFAEVSPNPRTFECTRGAQCLRDVGAKLIVAVGGGSPMDCAKGIAVLATNSGAITDFEGVDEVRRPGPPLICIPTTAGTAADVSQFAIISNPDEHRKFAIISRKVVPDVALIDPLTLSTADPFLRACTGMDALTHAVEALASNASSYLTDLHAQDAIRLVSLHLRKSTRDLQDSEAMSGMMQACLLAGLAFSNASLGAVHAMAHSLGGLLDLPHGLCNAILLPHVVRYNHESAPQAYQMMGERMGLADPGREGLVEAIQSLNEQVGVRQSLGHLGVSRSDLASLSEKALMDPCMVTNPRRPSPREIEEVYAAAL
- a CDS encoding transglutaminase domain-containing protein, whose protein sequence is MRPRRWPDHLPPWISLTALVATGLFSFTECCAMGVPLLLAAVCQRARIGLGSWRRPLELLAVAILLALILARAGLLLSLVLLIHVLCGIRLALPRGTAQRRQVLLMAFLSFLVAAMGLPAADFALWGLLWAAAAATTLADQAWEAPGGHLPLRPILAWTVGTALLAGLCFVSLPRADSPSGTGMWTLRRLGGSLAFPESLELSGRGPIRGQEATVLRVVPSSPDASARKHTSEHLALLRGRTLETFSEGRWEVWPGTPARRGLRRVPPDSPSPGELEFRLEPTADGLIPLPYGLLTLRSPHGRPLGPQAGGAMGWELLPRRASSLAVLMEGEALEREELSAGRRALLTRTDSSADPARLWSLRVAPDPQAPRSLARALEAELRTYTYTLDNPSGTATDPMRDFLERSRAGHCEYFASAMAAALRTRRVPARVVLGYRLGPWIAGPDYWLVSQREAHAWVEFHDDATQMWVVADPTPLGAEETGSALSGWLRLVRDALSFHWDRYVVRFSGEDQVAGLRMVQSLAMDMGVFGTRHAAVLSASGLILLLLGGLMLWVWRLRTSAFGGIPELAPLLQRVQRVCPPAPGETLRDWLERLGERYPACRDELQALADQVEDAVYGSSDRESLLKAVRHTTRNLSGKAVPPKDNRG
- a CDS encoding OmpA family protein gives rise to the protein MRRLTVILALGASLSLMAQEGQKWVVGQAVFADFNSSTHFKSSFGGGVGAGTWLNDRFGLDVRALYLPLKEKVTGTKSSEASGLASLLINLRPGADNWNPYVSLGPGLSSVGGGLSGTGEKETCFNYHAGLGVLGHVQQNLALQADVQALRVYVGNGGINRTELLATLGVGYTWGGSKTLTVAPEPAPAPAPEPAPAPAPAPEPAPAPAPAPEPAPAPAPEPVVVKPAPAPEPVKIILDEATLHFKNGKAQLGPKAVEAIKRVAASLQVYKGEYTLKVSGHTSSTGSKAVNKALSKHRAEAVAKVLIDNGVKASAVSVEGCGPDKPIADNATAAGQAKNRRVEIDVNLLGAKAEIREHEVTE
- a CDS encoding OmpA family protein yields the protein MGKLTVILALGASLSLMAQEGQKWVVGQAVFADFNSSTHFKSSFGGGVGAGTWLNDRFGLDVRALYLPLKEKVTGTKSSEASGLASLLINLRPGADNWNPYVSLGPGLSSVGGGLSGTGEKETCFNYHAGLGVLGHVQQNLALQADVQALRVYVGNGGINRTELLATLGVGYTWGGSKTLTVAPEPAPAPAPEPAPAPAPAPEPAPAPAPAPEPAPAPAPEPVVVKPAPAPEPVKIILDEATLHFKNGKAQLGPKAVEAIKRVAASLQVYKGEYTLKVSGHTSSTGSKAVNKALSKHRAEAVAKVLIDNGVKASAVSVEGCGPDKPIADNATAAGQAKNRRVEIDVNLLGAKAEIREHEVTE
- a CDS encoding HEAT repeat domain-containing protein encodes the protein MISFQDFATAFQATLKALQMYTGSHPRSRSALENLAASLDEWLEDRPSVHIAASAQKLFVDGSPMEGRNLHIVALHRQFADREISGIVIRKGVPTGELQALLEVLILKPARIEEQGGVLSVLGRLDLRFISLSQTQYKAVHAGEGEAENEDEAPPSSTLSDPALWREALAAALAAGPPADLVPLAPIALSLGWGDQLPDRQSLEALRTSLAGLSPEDQAAVVAGLPSAPLSPQGLRLALKEVLGELPGMQEGTLSGLLQLMEWDRLSMEARIQRVIEGNLFWELNLDRRLAFLRELLNSGHKELLIRFLDILLEALPLEDPVRREAAAQTLAGVSHWMQNPAFPETEEGPLLEGISAHFGWEPLMHVHRSSIEALEAIGLTLLAKGDLEAALRLMLDLESLCALQEADEDWRQAGLARLREALGSPAAVSLALSAPVFWNPEAMEPMALPFFREMGEPAMDRLIEALGEEPDRRRRAHLMTVIRALHPLPLPALHRSLSAPTWYLVRNTLNLLAELGDASMLPEIQPCLSHPDRRVRQAAVRATWKLAGSKAAPILQERLPESDPETRIEILFGLIQIQATSALPVILDMALDPRIALGFRIKAVEALAQIPQEGTSGRLLPLVQRKGRIFSTAEPLELRVAAARAIRALGPPATLEQLTRVIAAESRGPQRDALQAVLEP
- a CDS encoding HD domain-containing protein — translated: MSTLRPWREACREAIQTVSAPDALQFWGVGHEVDGHTEAIFDYRFEHTLAVVRIARWLATSLEADLEVVECAAWLHDVRKFLRDAKGKDLHGQAASEAVEEILQDTDFPREKIPAVRHAIEHHVGLRLGKRLKPLETACLWDADKLSKLGAASLVHFTAISGAFQPVTTEGILARGESWLELARDIVRSMNTKPAKKEAKRRLAFLVGHYEQLRREWSDPMRPCRT